The Daucus carota subsp. sativus chromosome 2, DH1 v3.0, whole genome shotgun sequence genome includes a window with the following:
- the LOC108206906 gene encoding glutathione S-transferase U17 yields MAAVKLLGFWASPFVNRVQIALNLKSISYEYIEQNLRSKSQLLLESNPVHKKVPVLIHGDKNISESVVIVQYIDEAWNDGPSILPSHPYDRANARFWAAYVTDKWFPLVSEYRTTEGAEAKAAVREKILEGLVILEEAFVKFSEGRGYFGGDNIGYIDIVLGSLLGWLRVREVTQGVTFLDKTIAPELAAWADRFTLHPAVADVLPTTEKLIELINGFTKSK; encoded by the exons ATGGCTGCTGTGAAGCTTCTTGGATTCTGGGCTAGTCCTTTTGTGAACCGGGTTCAGATAGCTCTGAATCTGAAATCCATAAGCTATGAATACATTGAACAGAATCTACGTTCCAAGAGCCAACTCCTTTTGGAATCCAATCCTGTTCACAAGAAAGTCCCTGTACTTATTCATGGTGACAAAAACATCTCCGAGTCTGTTGTGATTGTTCAGTACATTGATGAGGCGTGGAATGATGGCCCTTCCATTCTTCCTTCTCATCCTTATGATCGCGCCAATGCTCGATTTTGGGCTGCCTATGTTActgataag TGGTTTCCGCTAGTATCAGAGTACAGAACAACAGAAGGAGCCGAGGCAAAGGCAGCAGTGAGGGAGAAAATTCTTGAAGGACTGGTAATTTTGGAGGAGGCTTTTGTGAAATTCAGCGAAGGGAGAGGTTACTTTGGCGGGGACAATATTGGTTACATTGACATTGTACTTGGAAGTCTTCTGGGGTGGCTGAGGGTAAGAGAAGTGACACAGGGTGTTACATTCCTGGACAAGACCATAGCGCCAGAGCTTGCTGCCTGGGCTGATAGGTTCACTTTGCACCCTGCTGTCGCTGATGTATTGCCAACTACGGAGAAACTGATTGAGCTCATCAACGGTTTCACCAAATCTAAGTGA
- the LOC108208614 gene encoding glycerol-3-phosphate acyltransferase RAM2 codes for MAITNFSTVENCSSLGREKDTVVADLDGTLLRGRSSFPYFALIAFEAGGVLRLLFLLLCSPLAGILYYFVSESAGIQVLIFATFAGMKISDIESVARAVLPKFYSTDLHPTSYRVFSACGKRCVLTANPRIMVESFLKGFLETDLVLGTEIGTYKGRATGFVLKPGVLVGENKANALREAFGEVQPEIGLGDRHTDFPFMALCKEGYIVPPKPEVEAVTKDKLPKPVIFHDGRLVQKPTPLVALITILWIPIGIILSILRVAAGALLPMPVVYYAFLALGVRVTIKGTPPPPVKKSNDQSGVLFICSHRTLLDPIFLSTALGRPIAAVTYSVSRLSEIISPIKTVRLSRDRVTDASMIKKMLQEGDLAICPEGTTCREPFLLRFSAMFAELTDELVPVAMENRMSMFHGTTARGWKGMDTFYFFMNPSPEYVVNFLHKLPKELTCSSGKPSHEVANYIQRVIAATLSYECTTFTRKDKYTALAGNDGTVVDKSVKANKAMGC; via the exons ATGGCTATCACAAACTTTTCAACAGTTGAGAATTGTTCATCACTTGGCAGAGAAAAAGACACTGTGGTTGCAGACTTAGATGGAACTTTGCTCAGAGGTCGTAGCTCGTTTCCTTATTTTGCCTTAATTGCATTTGAGGCTGGAGGGGTTCTAAGGCTTCTCTTTCTGCTCTTATGTTCACCACTTGCTGGAATTTTATACTACTTTGTCTCTGAGTCTGCTGGCATCCAAGTACTTATCTTCGCAACATTTGCTGGGATGAAAATTTCTGATATAGAATCTGTGGCACGGGCTGTGCTGCCTAAATTCTACTCAACTGACCTCCATCCTACATCATATCGCGTATTCTCAGCATGTGGAAAGCGTTGTGTTCTCACAGCGAATCCAAGAATAATGGTGGAATCATTTCTGAAAGGTTTCTTGGAAACTGATTTAGTTTTGGGAACAGAAATAGGAACCTACAAGGGCAGAGCAACAGGATTTGTTCTCAAACCAGGGGTACTTGTCGGGGAGAATAAAGCCAATGCTCTTAGAGAAGCTTTCGGGGAGGTTCAACCAGAGATAGGCCTAGGGGACAGGCATACTGATTTTCCTTTCATGGCATTGTGCAAG GAGGGTTACATCGTGCCACCTAAACCAGAGGTTGAGGCCGTAACAAAGGACAAGCTCCCCAAGCCCGTCATCTTCCACGATGGTCGTCTGGTGCAAAAACCAACACCTCTCGTAGCACTAATCACCATCCTTTGGATCCCTATAGGCATCATCCTTTCCATTCTGCGCGTTGCTGCAGGAGCATTACTTCCCATGCCAGTCGTATACTATGCTTTCTTAGCACTTGGTGTCCGTGTCACCATCAAGGGCACCCCACCTCCTCCAGTCAAAAAATCCAATGACCAATCAGGAGTCCTTTTTATCTGCTCCCACAGAACCCTCCTAGACCCAATCTTCCTCTCAACTGCCCTTGGCCGACCAATTGCTGCAGTAACATACTCTGTCTCCAGACTATCCGAAATCATCTCACCAATCAAAACAGTTAGACTTAGCAGGGACCGCGTCACTGATGCCTCAATGATCAAGAAAATGTTACAAGAAGGAGACCTGGCTATATGCCCCGAGGGAACTACTTGTCGCGAGCCCTTCCTCCTTAGATTTTCCGCCATGTTTGCTGAATTAACAGATGAACTAGTCCCAGTAGCTATGGAAAACCGGATGAGTATGTTCCATGGGACAACAGCAAGAGGGTGGAAAGGGATGGACACGTTTTACTTCTTCATGAATCCTAGCCCGGAGTACGTCGTAAATTTTCTGCATAAGTTGCCAAAAGAGTTAACATGCAGCTCAGGAAAGCCAAGCCATGAAGTAGCAAACTACATTCAAAGGGTGATTGCAGCTACTCTATCCTATGAGTGCACCACATTTACAAGAAAAGATAAATATACAGCACTTGCTGGGAATGATGGCACTGTGGTAGATAAATCAGTCAAGGCCAACAAAGCAATGGGATGCTAA